The window AGTGTTCGGTGTGGAGCTGGTGCCACGGGACAGCCCACGCTTGGCATGTCCCATCTCAATGATTAATGCATCAAATGTTGCCAGAGGCAGACCTTTGTTATGTGGACtgtaaatgacattttatttaaatcattTATAGCCCCAGTGAGGCCTCTTACCTGCATGGAAGGATCTGAGGTGTTTAATGCCATTTGCAAGGATGCATCTGCAAACCCAGATCCTTCACCAAGGGGAGATGCCTGGGTGCTTCAGGGAACTGCTGTCCCACCCAGCCTAAAACACTCACCACGGCCCAGCACTCCTGACCCGGGAGCAATGGGGCAGGAGGTGCATTGGCACCAGCACACCACAGCACCCTGTAGTACCCTGCAGGCACGGCACACCCCAGAGAAACACCTGTGACTCCATGAGCCATTTCCCAGCTCATCAACAGCAatacctttttttaaacaggCTTGTGATGCTGAGGAAGAGGGAAATCCAAGGCAAAAGCCAATGTTTGCCCTGGTTCCAGGCTTGCCCCAATCCCATGGATACCTCCCAGCTGCCCACACCAGAAACAGaccaggaggtgctgggcagggccccccaaatcctgagctgtgctcagctgtgtttCCCAGTGAGTGCATCCAGGAAGGCAGCTGACAGATGCCTTACTGCACTGATGGCTACGAAGGACAGTGGCGTTGGTACCAAAACTTGTAAAAACCTTCCCTGGGGACAAATATCCTCCAGAGAGTCTTCCCCTGTGGGCAGGAGcaaaagcagggcaggagcagcttgccccagctgcccagcagctctgagcccgTGGGGCAGGGATGGTGTCCATGCTGTATTTCTCAGGAGCCTGCAGGTTCCTCTATCCAatctcccagctcctttccctgtgcTCACAACACGGTCCCAGACCACACATTTGGCTCTCAGCGTGCTCAGAGAGCAGGaaggctccagcacagcaggcaaACCCCTTTGCCTGAATGCACAGAGCATGAGCAACCTCTGCACCAGCTGCCTCCACTGCGTCATATTTGGGGCAGGATCAGTGTTTTCCACGGTGCCCAAACCTGTTCCTGCTGGATGCACTGAGAGCCATCAGCAATTGATTTGTTAGCTGACGGCAGGAGGCTTTGTTTGTGCAGCGCTGGCCGGCCGTGCTGCCAGGTGGCCGGGACATGGCACCCACCAGGCAACACCTGCATTCCCAGGGTCTGTACTGAGAGCACACTCTGGGCTCAGCCAcactgctcagcccctgggACAGCCACCAAGCCACAGTGGCCTTGGAACTTCACAGACAACAGGAGACAGAGTGCTGGGGGCCTGGGCAGTGGGACAGTGCAAGGCAGGAACTGGTGAGGGGCAAAGACAGATCCATCCCCAAAATACTGTCCGAAGGATACTGGTGTGAGTGGGAGGCTTTGTAATCTGTGACAGCAGTGCAATGCCCTTCACTGCCAGGTGACATGAGATGCAAAACGTAATGCTGATGGCTCCCTGCAAAACCCCTCGGGTTGGGGCTCACCCTCACAAGGAACCTCTCCAGAAACCCCTtgggcagccagggcttggCCTCACAAGGACCCAGCAGTGCAGATGAGGGGAGAAAGGCTGCAGACacaaaggcacagcagctctgcccaggttACTGCAGATGTCAAAAGCAAATTCCGCCCCTTTCACAGGATGTTTGTGAGCAGAGCCATTTCCAGTGAACTCCACTGTCACCTCTCCTTACCCCTCTCCAACACAGGAGTCTCCACTAATCACCCTTTCTGCTCGGCAGGAGATTCAACACATCAGTGCTGTAGGTTACCCAGACAGCTCAAAAAACCTGGGGAATTCTGGCCCTCAGAAATTTCAGCTGATTCTTATCAGGACAGACATGGATTTATCTGACTATCAGGAAACGAACAGTGGTATGAGGCTGTCGTTTTGTGGCCTGTTGCTGCCACAGGCTTTGAGCACGGATTtcagcagggacactgctgtgACAGTGTGGATGGAGCCATTAGGCTTCTCTGGAGGATGTGCTGGGCATGGTCTGGAAATGGTGTCCAGTGGCCTGAGAGGACGGCCATGTGTGTTGGCAAAGTCCCCTCGGGAAGCAGAGAGCCCGCTCCACGGACAGCTGCAACACcgtctgcagcagccctggatcTGGGGCTTTCCAAGGCCAGGGAAGCCAGGAAAGGCAAAACTGCACCTCTTGCCAGGCAGGCTTTGCTGCCTGCATCTCTCTGGCTGTGCTCTTTTCCAGTGTATTGATTTACAGCTAAAACCACAGCATTGCCTAGGTCTGAAGTCAGCCCTGGTACTACGGAGTCGGTTTCCTAGGAATCAAGACAACAGGAGCATACCCATACACTAGTACTGATCAGTCTGActgaacaaaaaacccccaaaaaacaacaaaaagaatcccccaaaaacccaaacaaatacTTCTCTAGAAAGATGTTCTTTCTCTACAAGCTTTGTTTTATCATAAAATACTCAGCCTGTTCCTGGAAACTTTTCCTCCAGGAAGCTCCACCACCTTCCTTTCCCACAGTGAATCAGGGTTAGGAGTCTTTAGGTGAGAGAAGATGGCAGGAACAGGCTGGAACCCTCTTCCAGGGAGCCAAAGCCTCAAAGCATTGCTACCCCAAGATGGAGCAGCCCCTATGCCCACATCAAACCCTCACAGCCCCCGGCCCTTCACACACCAGtttgggagcagggatttgCTCCTGGGCCTGCCAAGCAGATTTGCCTGCTGTGAAGTTGCCTCTGtacctgctcctgctggcaaaGGGGGAGATCCTATAGGTGCATGCAGCACCTGTCTGTGAGAGGGGTTTCACAAACCCAGCATGCACCTTTCCCCACTTACGCAGATTTTACAACAATTCTGACCAAACCCGTCAAGATTCCCACATACAAACACAAGCCCTGGAGACAGATCTATCTGCATTGATATGTATATATCTATACATACACTTATcaaaggctgctgcagggcacaaaGGACCAGGCGGgagctggctccagccctgccaagaagcagagaaatgccTGGCCTTCCTTGCACCAGCTCCACAGCTCATGGCCAAAGCAGGGTGATGCTGTCCTGCTGAGCCCCACACCTCAGCGGTGAGCACAcgcagcagcagccacccagcaaacagcacagccctcccaggCAGGGATTTCTGCAAGTTCTGCACATAGAGGTGCTGCCTCTCCTCGAGCTTTCCCTGCAACACCTCCCAGGGAAGGCACCTggcagctctccccagcagcagagcacagggcaggctgtgcccaAAGGTGgccagggagcaggggcagggctggggctccagcccaTGGCCAGGGGACCCCTTTACTCAGGGGGCAGccttcccccagagcagccacgCTGcaccctgctcttctcctccctttaattcctttttaattaatCTCATCAAACGGCACAGAGCAGGCTGGTGCCTATGGAGGcaccctgccagctgcagtgcagagccGGGTGCCAGCCCCCTCCACCCCATCCTCCCCgagcccccagggccagcccggcagggagaagcaggagggGTGGGGGCAGGcttgaatttgaaaatattttattcgAATAGTAAATAATTATACAGTTGAAACAGTTCTATCGAAGCACTCTATAAATAGCTAACAGTTAAGAAAATAATGTGTGTAGAAAAAGAGATTGCATCTAAAAGTAAGAGCTGTTGGTTGCACGGGATAAAATGGTTAAGATCATGTGTTATTCTAGGTATAAAAGTTAAAACCTTTTTAGCAGATcccttaagaaaaaaagatcttCTAAAACGCACAGTGAAATGGCAGGTGGGGAGACAAAAAAGCGCATTAGAATATCTGCAATCAAATAATATCAATCTTcataattaatataaataaataacgAATAAATAACATAATTACTCAAACCAACATATACAGATAGACAACTCATGAGCTACCTTAGAAAGGGCAAACgaacagaaacagaaagttGGCATGTCACAGTTAAGGCAGTTTCTACAGCATTTTCTGGAGACCATCAACAGCAGAGTCAAGGCATTTGTGGCTACACTAAAGGAAACGCTTGTTTCTCTCAAGCAGTTTGATCTGTTCACATCGATaaaaaacagagcaaaggaacaaaattttaaaaaaaattaaaattaaaaaaaaaaaagaaaaaaaaagaaaaaaagaagagagagaccCCGGGAAGGTAAGTGTAAAGCCAGATTCCAGCAGGTCACAAGCCGTATTAAAGCTAATCGTGTGGCGGCCCCGGGGGAGcagcgcggggcggcggggaaGGCACGGGCGGCTCAGCAGGCAGGGCGCAGCGGCACCTGGAGCAGGATGACCTGCCGGTTCTCCGAGGGGTGGCACTTGTTGATGTGCCGGGTGAGGCCGGGAGAGCTGTAGAAGGTGGCCGGGCAGTACTTGCAGGGGAAGACCTGGGCGGCGTGCAGGAGGCGCAGGTGCCgctcctggctgctcttgcTGGGGAAGGTCTCCCCGCAGACGGGGCAGAGGCGGCACTCGGCGGCAGGCAGCTCCTCGGCGCTGGGCTCCGGGGCCGCTGCGGGTACCGGGGCTGCCGTGGATGCCGCCGTAGAGTGCCCCAACAGGTGCTTGCGCAGGTAGGCTTGCCGGCGGAACCGCTTGGCGCAGCGGGGACACTCGAAGAGCCCCTCCTCGGAGCCCGCCTCCGAGGCTCCGCCGGGGCTCGGTGTGTCCCGCTCGCTGCCGCTGCCACCGCTCGCCTCCTTCGGTGTCTCCTCcgccggggccgtgcccgggcCCGCGGCCGGTGCCCGGCCCGCCTCGGGGCCGCTCTTGGTGGCGGGCGGACGCGGTTTGTGCCAGCGGCGGTGGGAGGCGAGGTTGGCGGGGCAGGAGAAGACCTTGTCGCACTCGGGGCAGCGGTACTCCACCCGGACGATGCGGGAGCAGCGGTGCTGCGCCAGCGCGAAGGGGTCCCCGTACTCCTccttgcagagctggcagatgaACTCGCCGAGCGGACGGGCGCAGCCGCCCCGCGCCTTGGCCGGCACCTCCACCGGGCCCTCCTTGATGCGCAGCCCCAGCACGGGCGAGGTGGTCACTTCGTCCTCGAAGGTCAGCTTGCGGATCGCCTTCGTCTTCTTGCCCGACGGGGCCTTCTGCCGCCCAGTTTCGGAGGCACCCGGCGGGCGCTTGGCGGGCAGCGGGCGGCCCGAGGCaggcggcgcggccggggcgggcggcgcggggacTCCGCCGGGGCCGGGGTGGGCGGCAGGCGGCTCGGCGTGGCCAGCAGCGGCCCAGAGCTTGAGGTCAGCCGGGGCGAAGAGGATCGGGTCCATGGTGCCGGGCACGGCCGGCGCGGGGAAGGACTCGGCTGAGACGGGCGAGCCCAGGCTGAAGCCGCGCTCCAGGTACTTGTCCCTGCTGACGGGCCGCGTGGGGCTGTACAGCGCCTGCACGGCGGCATCGGGCGTCCCGAACGGCACCGGCGGCGGCGAGTCCCGCGGCAggggcggcggagcggcggggCAGGCGGGCGGCTGGGCGGcgccggcggggagcggcgggccGGCGGCGGCTTCGCGGCAGCAGCGCGCCCGGTAGGACACGGGGGTGGGCCGCCGGCTGCGCTTCACCAGGAAGCCCCGGGGCATCTTCGCGCCGGCTCCGGGCCGGCGGCGGCCACGATGGAGGCTGCTAGCTCTGcccgcggcggccgccgccgcctttAAGCGGGCCGGGGCCATTGTtcgggccggcggcggcgggacgGGCCAAtcagcggcggcggcggcggcgcggccgcaCCTGAGCCCGGACCGGCACacgcccggccccgcccccgcccgcccggcacGCGCGGCCTTTGTGTgccgccccccgcgccggcTGCGGGGCCGGCACCGGGTGGTGCTCTCGGGCCGCCCGCCAGCCCGGGCCGCGCCGCCGGCAGGCTCGGCACGGAGCACCGTCCGCTCCCGGCGGGCCGACTGTTTGCGGGCCCGGGGTGCGGGGAGAGGGGAGTTCGGCGCAGGAGGAGGCGAAAGTGGCGCTtgtggcggcggcggcggcacagaggggagcggggctgccCGCCGAGGGTGCTGCCCAGCGGCGGCAGCAGGTGGCCAACGACGGGTCTGTCCGAGCGGGAGGAATAACGAACGGGTCACCAGGGCCCGGCCGACCCCGGCAACCCTGCGAACGGAACAACTCCGCGCTGCTGCGGGGTCGGGGCAGGCGGAGCCACAGCCCCGGCCCGCTGGTAACCGAACCTGTTACTCTGACCCTAACGGGTCAGGCCCGGTTCCCGGTACAGGAACGGACGGCGATGGCGGCGCTCGGTTTCAGCCCGAACCGCTGCGCGTCGCGTACGAGGTGCGACGGGGAACGGGCAGAGGGTCCCCGCTCCCCGCGCTCGGTGCCTAAGCAAACACGGCCGAAGCCGCCGAGGATGCGGCAGGTGCAGCCGTGGCGGGGAGAGCCCCgggccgcggccccgctcccgcgGCCCTTTGTccgcggcggcgcggggctgcGCGCGGGGGGTCGCGGGCCGCCCCGCAGGTGGCGGGACCGGGGGATGGCGGGGGAGCGGAGCCGCCGCCAGGTCGGGGGGCGCGTGCGGGCAGCGCGCCCCTCCCGCCCCCCGCCGGGCCCTTTGTGGGGGGGCGCGGGGCACGCGGGCGGCACGCGAGCGAGCGGGACCCCCGCGCGCGCCTTTGTGCGCGTCATTAGCATAAAGCTGCGCGACCCTCGGCACAaagggcggcgggcggggggcgcgggggccgCCGCTCCCCGGACACCCCCGGCGGGCCGGGACAGGCGGcggggcagggaagggggtTCGAGGGGCCGCCCCCACCCGCCCGCCCGGGTGGGACAGGCGtgcggcgcggcggggcggggcgggcggcccGCGGCGCATTAGCATACAGCTGCGGCCCCGCGGGCacgcgccgccgccgcctccccgccgcGGCTGCGAACCGAGACTCCCCTTCACCGATCGGGCTGCGCACCGACAGCTCCCTTCACCGATGGGGCTGCGCACGGAGACCCCCGTTAACTGCCGGGGCTGCGCGCCGAGATTCCCCGGTGCGCACGGAGACCTTCACTGCCGGGCCTGCACACCGAGACCCCGTACCGCCCTGCACCGACCCGCTGCCCGGCTGGGGCTGCGCACCGAGATCCCCATCACTGCCAAGGCTGTGCCCGAGACCCCGTTGCCTCTCTCCTACCTGCAGCCGGGAGCAGTCTGTAGGCATCGGTCGGGGCGTACATGGGCAGCTGGGCGCGGTGGTGGCGCAGGAAGCGCAGGACGGGTTCCCGAAGTGATGGCCGGCCGGGTCTCAGCCTAGGCTGCTGCCCGGGcacctgcaggacagagctATCAGACAGACAAACAGGACTTGGGGCACACTCCGGAGACACGGAGCGTGGCAGCGGGGTCCCAAAATGGCCTGAAAACATTTCGGGGCTAGGATACAGGGGGCAGTGAGGTGTGGAGTGGGGCTCACACTGAGTAGACCCTGGTGGTGCTTGACTGTTTGTTCACCTCTCCCTCACAAATAACCAGCCACAGGTGCGAGGGTTGTGTGGAAAAAACCCGTGTGGAACCCCTGTCACAGGGGTTTTGCCGGAGGAATTCCACACTTCCCCCTTCACCCCCCACTCCCTCCATGCCCTATATTTACTGTGGCTTTTAACCGAGTCTCAGCCcggcccagctgcagccagagcaccAGGCCATTATTCCTGACGGCCCACAAGTGCTGTTCCGGTAGCTCTGGCACGGCACGTGTGCCCAGGGCGTGCGGCAGGCAGCATCCAGCAGCTGATGGAggtgcagcccccagccctgccatctGCATGTTTGCACCGCCGGGGCTGCACACGCCGCCACAAACACATGGCTGCGATCCCCGAGGGGTAAACATGGCCCGTGCCAGCggccctgccagagccctgcgctgccagggcagcctcgGGTGACAATTTCAACACAGGCTAAATGCACAGCCCATCCCCAGAACATAACTggcttttctgtgtctgtgcagttAGTGCTTCGATTAGccaatatttctgtaaatattatCCCCATTGCAGgatactttctctttttccacttACCACTTTCTCTGGAAACTAACCAGAAATATCTGACTTCTGTGCATTTATGCCCACAGCTCTTAAACATCTCTCTCCCTCATTTTTACACTTCATTGGTAATTTTTCTGAATGCTGAAATGAGCTAGAATATGAGCATCAGGAGGCAGAGACAGTAGGTCTCTTACTTCATATAGAAATACAACCAGTCCTGAGGCATTTAGGAGATACTCCAAGAGCACATGGTACCAGCTCTGGATCTGGTATCCAGATATGCCCAGAAGGACCACCCAATGAAAACATAAATTGTGACATTTCGTAAATATAGTTAAaatcactgtgaaaaaaaagtccaaaatgCCAAATTTTCATTCAGATGGAGATACCATCATCTATGTCCACGGGAATCCTGactcacacagagctgcttccaggcTGTGCAAGGAGGCTCTCTGTGTCAGGACTGCTGCCACAATGACAGGGTAAGGCAAGTAAGTCCTTCATTTGTAGGGCACAAATTCCCCTCTCTCTCAAGTTGTTCACACAAATAGTTTGACAAATGACAAATAAGTTTGAATGATGGCAAGAAAAACACTTCACATCAGGCCCCTCATTCTGCACAGAACTTAATTTTGTACTCTTTTATAGAGGTCTTCCAAGAGAACCCAAATTAAACTGCACCAATGCCCTTTCTGGGCCAGGACAACAGGAGGCAAATAGCTGTGAGCCCTTTGGGGatgaggcagggctgagcacacgtggctgcagctgggataCAGCAGCATTGGGCCCTGGAGATGGGTGAGCCATGGGCTCCAATTCCTCCTGCCACCCTGCCTCCATTTACACTCAATTCCATTCATTTTCTGCACAGTTAAAAACTCAGTGAGCACCTGTTTAAAACCTGGTGCCACCATCTGGAACCACATGGGGTTAAACAAAGGCAGAGCAGTGTGAGCAAGGACAGGGTGAACTGGTCTCGGGTAGCGGGCTGGAAGTACCGAAATCAGACCACAAACTCTGTTTGGGATCAGCCAGAAGTTCCTCAGGAGGTGgggaaggcagctctgggggctgcctGACACCTGCTGCTGTTATTAGTTCTCCCCATGGAGCACAGTGACTTTGGATTTTGGGCAGGCAGTTCCCGGCTGCTGAGGCTTTATGCCTCTCTTATGGTGCTAGGGCCAAAGCTGTAAAACAGCATTAGCAAACATTTTAATTCCACCCTTATTCAGGAAATCCACTTATCATTGAAAAAGCCAGTTGCTTTCACCCTTTGGACTATAAAAGCCATTTGCTGTGGGTAGGAGTTGAAAAACCTACCCAAGGCTCAGCTGAGAGAGGTGTAGGATGGCTTATAGCATATTCCTGTTAGGGAACACTCCTAAACCCAAGGGAGATACATGGATAAGCCAGGCTCCAGATTCCACTTGTACAAAATTGCAGCTATAATGCAAAAATGCAGTCACAGATAACAAAGCAAGTTTGAGTTCCACTGGCAGATTTGAGAATACACccaaagcagaaaactgaaTGCTGTTCTGTACATGGTGACCCCCTCTGTGAGGTACACAGTCTGCTCTGGCTTCCCCGAAGAGAGAGGTAAACAGAAACATAAAGCTTCAGGATACAGATGGGAGCAGAAATCAAAGTGACCAACACCAACAAATTAcctaaataataaaatgcactCGCCAGTCATTTTTCTTACCTCTTCTGACATCAGGATTTGGTGCAGTTCCTTCTGCAGATCAATAAACCGATCGTGATAAATGGCCAAGGACCAAGGTTCCCTGAAGTAGCTGggtaaaaaagaagaaatttagtTATCTTGTGAACCTCTCATTAACCACTAATAAAGTATTTACCTGCTTTTTTGCCTTTATAAATTACAGTTCTGGACCCATCATGATCGTTTGTTCATAAAATGCCTCCTTGTAACAGCATGGTCAATCAATTCTTTTAATGGATGTTCCTGATGTACAGCCAGCTTCAGTAATTACATTTAAAGTGGCTTAATTCAGAGCTGTGGCAAGACCCAGTGAAGAATCCTGATTTTATCAGAATTTAAAAGCCTGAAGACCTGTAAAGAACGGTGTCTCCATTATCTGTCCTCATTTGAGAAAAGCAGATTGCAGGATTAACTGAACTACTGcataaacaaattaaatttgtgTAGACAATGACACAAATGTTGTTCATCATTAAGGTTTCTGGATTaataaaagccagaaaaacagGCCACCACAGGGCTGCAATATGTTCTTTGCACTAGTGTGATGAAGCTAAATTGAACCGATTCTAGGAGGAAGCTCttgtaactttttcttttcagtgacaGCATTCACAGCAGCATTCTTCcctgaaaaaggaggaaaaggatggAGAGGGCACTGCTCCCTGTAGAACCTCATGGCTGTAAATATAACTGGGGGCAGCCAGATTACAaagctgtgatttatttctCTCTATAATGAAAGATAAATTTTACAGCTCGGGTGAGATGCTGGGAGTGTAATTCTTGCTAATGCTCACAGTGGTCAGGAGGTGCCCCGTGCTCATCTTCATAATGACCGAGCAGATGTCAGCAGGCTCACCCAGGAAATTGGGAGAGGGGGGAATTTGCGTGGTTGCCACCAACACTCATGCCttgggaatggcagcaggaCCCTGGTACTTCATCTTCAGGACATCCTGACAATATTTCCCAATCCCTCCTACCTGGCACTGCCCTCTGGAGCACAGGAACCTTCCCACCTGGTTCAGCTGTGTGAGCACCTGCAATAGGCAACTTAAACACACTACACAGATGTAATAATCCTAAGATTCCTGTCCACAGAGAACTAATGTGCAGTTTCCTCTCTGCAGATTTTACTTCCTCCATGTCCAAGGGCAGGATTTCCCCCTCTTGCTCCAAAGACACCTCAGCGCTCCCTCACACCCATTAAAATGCTCTGTGCACCTGGCACAGCTTGGC of the Camarhynchus parvulus chromosome 3, STF_HiC, whole genome shotgun sequence genome contains:
- the INSM1 gene encoding insulinoma-associated protein 1 is translated as MAPARLKAAAAAAGRASSLHRGRRRPGAGAKMPRGFLVKRSRRPTPVSYRARCCREAAAGPPLPAGAAQPPACPAAPPPLPRDSPPPVPFGTPDAAVQALYSPTRPVSRDKYLERGFSLGSPVSAESFPAPAVPGTMDPILFAPADLKLWAAAGHAEPPAAHPGPGGVPAPPAPAAPPASGRPLPAKRPPGASETGRQKAPSGKKTKAIRKLTFEDEVTTSPVLGLRIKEGPVEVPAKARGGCARPLGEFICQLCKEEYGDPFALAQHRCSRIVRVEYRCPECDKVFSCPANLASHRRWHKPRPPATKSGPEAGRAPAAGPGTAPAEETPKEASGGSGSERDTPSPGGASEAGSEEGLFECPRCAKRFRRQAYLRKHLLGHSTAASTAAPVPAAAPEPSAEELPAAECRLCPVCGETFPSKSSQERHLRLLHAAQVFPCKYCPATFYSSPGLTRHINKCHPSENRQVILLQVPLRPAC